The Alosa alosa isolate M-15738 ecotype Scorff River chromosome 3, AALO_Geno_1.1, whole genome shotgun sequence nucleotide sequence GGCAGCTTTATTCTACCCGGTGCCGCCTGCCTAACGCAACCAAGGTTTGTGAgctcaattattttttaatcaatGTTAATCAGctacggtagccttggctatgccTAATTTGGGTTTCGGAATGTGGGTAATAACTCTTGTAACGAACATTGTTTTAGCTGAAGGCTCGGCGTTACGATCAGGTAGTGGCATCGTGGTTGCAGGGAGCTAATGATGCGGCACCTGTAGCAACCTGGGGAAGAAGTACAAGTTTCATTTGCTTTCATTGTTGCTAGTTGTACCCCTGAGCGGACCAACCCGCGAGGAAAGGACAAGGAGTTTGGTCACTGTGTGCGACAGGGCTCATTATTTCCGCAAATGATGACACAATAATTATTTTGCCTTCATCGAGACCATATTAAGTCAACTGAACATAGGCCTTATGGAATTCCACGCTCAGACGTATGGAATAATGCAGTGCGGTTGACAGAAAGCTGAAAACATTTAGATTTAAAGGGCGGGTTCGCACTAAGGACAAGGGGGGAATATGACTGTTAAGGTAATTGTAGGCTACGGTAATCAGATGCATTGCCCAGCCACGTGGATGTTTGAAATTGTAACATTTGTTGTAGGCTAATCTACAATGCTGAAATAGAAAAATAGTCTGACATTGTATGTAGCCTGTAGGAACCAGTTGTTAGTTATGTGAGCTACTCTAATATTTTCATTCAGACATGCATGCAGTCTTAATGAGTTAGGATTGACAGGGTAAATTCACTGGAAACTAACAGAAGTTTTTACCCAGTTCAACTCTTATTGTCCAAACTTGTTTAACATCTGTCATATCCTGTCATATCTTTTCCTGAACAGTACAAGGAGGAGGTTGGTAAAGTAGATGAGACACAGCTGTGTTGCTCCTGATAAAGAGCAACCATGTGAGCCATATTTAGATCAGAGATGAGGAAATGCaactccaacccccacccccccttccctTCAGCATTCACCCCAAACTAGCTGTGAGACAGCTGAATTATGGCATGTTTCTGTGGGTGAACTTTGACTCTAAGCAGACCCTATCCTCTTTCTTCAAGTGtctgctgttctctctctctctctctctctctctctctctcacacacacacacacactctcttcctttttcatttcatgtgtgtACTCCTCCTTAGCGACATGTCCTGACATGCCaggaagcagaagaggagaaataggaGGACAAGTCCAACcggtgagcagagagagagagggagagagaaagagaggtgaaaagaggaggagttttttttatctgccaagcaaatgagatgacttGTTTGGAGACCAAGGCGGAAAAGTACCGGTAGTCAGAGAGGGAGAACTAGTAGACAGGCATGAGACATATTTAGCAAAGGGCAAcagaagagaaaagacagaagGGAGCGTGCAACTGAGGAGGGCAGCAGGAAAACAAAGGCATCAGTATGTTTgagttttctccctctccctctctctctcctctctctctctcttgcttgctcCCTCTCCCTATCTGTCAAAGAAACTCAACACAGATGTCTATCTCCTGGCTTCTCTGATcctgagatttttttttgtatgtgtctgtgtgtgagactgtgaatGTGTCAAAGTGGAAAGCTGGTTTGTGGCAAGGCGAGCCACCTGCCGAGAGATTGTGAATGTGTTCTGTAGATATCTGACCGACTTGAACTCGCTGCATGCTCTGTTatgtgtacgcacacacacacacacacatacacatacactatagTAAGAGTATTCATCTTCTCTCTTCCAGTCACAGGGGAGCAGCTGGAGAGGATCAGAGGCTCGACAGTCATCCCAGGACGAGGACTTCTGATCCGACTCAGGGGACAGAAAGAACGAGGAGTTTTTCTTTCCCGCGATAGTAGTCCATTTGGAGGACTACAAAATCAGCATCAGCATGGAGAGTCACACGAGAACATGGTCTGATGTTGTCTAAATATttaacatttgaatttgaaataaTTGGGGCAGAGCTGTCTTTTTAATCTCATGAATGCTGGAGTATTTTGAAGCACGAAAAAAAGAGGACTCCTCATTAAATAGGAAGCTTTAGTGGCAGAGTAGAGCATGGGCGCTGGGGCCCACACAGTGACTCCCGTCCCAGCTCTGAGGGCCCGATGAGGGGCCCCAGCCCAAGCCCTCTCAGGGGCCGGCACTTCCACTGCCGGGAATGGGCCCTGGAGAAGCTGCGGCGATGCCTGGACACTCGGGGAGACGGCGGCGAGGGCCGGGCAGCGGCGGGCGTGCTGATCACGGGGGGCCCTGGGGCTGGCAAGACGGCGCTCTGCACAGAGACGATCTGGCCACAGTCGGACGCTGGCCGCGCCTCGGCGCTGGCCCCGCGCTGTCTGGTGTGGCACTTCTGCCAGCGGGAGGACGAGGGCAGCGTGGCTGTTTGGAGGTTCGTCCTGAGCCTGGTAGAGCAGATGAGGACCAGTCCGCTCCTGCCCCCCGCGTACGGCTACCTGCTGGGCAGCCCTGACATTGCTCCCACGCTGGAACCTTTACACTGCCAGCGGGATCCAGACGACACATTCAGAAGGTCTGCTCATGTTCATTTgatactcctctcctcctaatGTGTACCTAAAGCTCAGATATGGGGCATGCTTTAAACAGTTTTGTGTCTTATCTGTATCTGCAATACTGTAGCTCTCTGTGGAGCCTCTATAACCAATATTCCATGCATGATCTGAACATTTCAATTGTAGCCAAAGCTTTTACTCATACAGAATTCCTGATTCAGTTTCAAATCCGGTTTATCCTAAGTATGCCAGCACTGCATGTAGGCAACAGTATGATCAATGATTTCATATGTTAATCTTCAAAGCATATTTGGCAGTGGCAGTCTGGCCACTATTTTAAGTATTTTAATCCTCTTTACTACTGGGTCAATTTAGATGTGTGTATTCAAGTTGAATATGCTCAGCTTGTCCTCCCTGTCACAGGGAAACTGTCTgaatatctctctctatctatggaAGTGGCAGGAAAGGCACTATTGTTCTGTTTACCCTggcttttatttttatgtatccCCCCTCTGACCCAATAATACATGCCATTCAGGGCTTGCACAATAGGCCGCTAgtctgaatgaatgaaagaatgcTATTTACAACCGCTAGTCAGAGAAAAAGAGCAAGGGAGGGAAAAACAACCGAAAAAAGTGTCCTCGGAGTCAGGAGAGTCGTAGCAGTCCGTGAGGTCTCCGgtctcacatgtgtgtgtgtccagccccCTCACGATGACGTGTGTgttggtgacacacacacacacacacacacacactctatcacacactATCTGTCCACTTTTCCTTAGTGTTTTAACTTCCGCATTTTCTTCAGATTTTTGTTGGCATGGCTGGACATTTGCACTAGGCCTCCTGTATTTGCTCTGTACATGGGGTGAAGTATAGTGCACATGTGCACATTCCACACTTCCTTCAGAGACTGACAAACATCtgagagaaactgtgtgtgtgtgtaactggagTGTGTGGACGTAAGGGAAACTGTTTGACTCCGATGAAGATGTGGGTTATCAGCAGCTGTTCTCTCAGATGTGTGCTTGTTTACGGACAGGGGTAGTGTTTTGTTTAGCCCGTCATTAGCACAGACAAACCACTGATTTGACCAAGGCAGTCAGCCAGCCACCTACCTCAGATGGATTCACAGTCTGTCTAAGGcttgtgtaacacacacacacacacacacacacacacacacacacacacacacacacacacctatgattTTGAATAGAGAAGTGGTTCCAACCTACTGGTCAGCTGTTTGAACTGTCAGTGTGATATTTAACTGTCAATGTAAATCAGCTTGTTTGTCACCGCCAAAGGTGATGGACTGTGTTGTCTACAGGACTCAGCCCTCAAACCCAGAACTTAATCACGGGTCTGCTTCAGTCAGACCATGTCATCTTCCCTCTCGGCTGGTCAGAGTGCCCAGGGTCAGTCTCTTTAAACATCCTCTTGACCACTACTCAATTATAGTTTTCTGGGagcttcttctctgtcatgcgTTCTCCATTATTTTGGTCAGTTGTGACCCAGTGGGTGTCTTTGTAAAGCTCCACATACCGTATACTGCCCCCTCTCATGTCAGAGTCATGAGGCATGTGCGTTGGGCCAGGTGTCCAGGACAAGACAGGAAGTCAATTGCTTTTGCTGGAATGTGTACAGAGAGGGTGTGTTCTCTTATCAAACCTCATGTTGAGATAAGACGAGAGGTGAGATGTATGTTTGTGATTGATGTTTCTCTTCCCTGGAATAGTGTTGCTTCAGTTTGTGTAATTGGAAAACATAAACAGTCTTATTCAGTTAGAGAGCtgtgaaaaatctgtttgcgaTTCCGATTCTGCTTTAGGTCTTTTTGTCTCATTTGAATcatctttattttttctttctaatTTTCATTTTTAGAGAACACCAACCAAACACCGTATCATCTCATATCACAATCATATAGCAAAACTGAGGCTAATCCACTGAAGGACTGAAACACACATTTCATACAAATGAACCGTCTGGGTGGAGAAAAGCTTTTGGTGTCTGTTGggatatttgtggtggtagaaGGCTGCCAAGGAATTTTAAAATGTGGgaatgccaaaaaaaaaaaaatccgacAAGGGACACTCATTAGCTACTGAAGTCATGCAGCCATTGCGATGATATGAAATACCAAATACAATTGTGTGCCAGTGCGCTGATAAGACGGCAGTTAAACCAGTCGTCTCAAGCGTCCACACCTTTCACAGCTCGATGGAAATGAGGTTGATAAGCGAGAGGGCACGCGTGCTGGAACACTCCCCCGGCCGTCCTATCCTGTTGCAGTGTGTTCGGCCTGAGGATGAACAGGAAATCCCACAGCTTGTTTAGGTCTGACTCACGGCATCACACCACAGCATGCTTCCCCctgagggaagggagagagggagcgagggagcaaGGAatagagggagcgagggagagaacaTGTGGAGGACTGGAAAGATGGATGAGGAAGAGCAGCAGGTGGCTAACAGGCTGGAGGGAAGGTTGCAGCCAAAACAAAATCTGGTTCCATTCCATTTCATGGCCATACTGTAGGTGCAGGTTGTGTTGTTAAGCACAACAcgtttttttattgtttgttctTGGTTGTCAGTTCTTTGTTCTGGTTGGAGTCACATCTAGGTCGGGCACATTTGTGAGCTTGCCTTTCAGTTTATCGCTCCTTATCTCCCATAAAGACTTTGTAAGCACATGAGACAATGCCAGAGAGTCATTATCCATTATGTTGTAAGATATAGAGATGTCAAGATGATGATAGTGCACAGTTAAAATCAATGGAGGCAACATCCCTGCCACTCTTATCCCATACTTATATCCATGCAGTTGTTaacactctcaccctctccccccctctctgtctctctctctccctctccccctccctcccttttcacTCTTTTTATTTCTGTAGGGCAGTCCTGGAGCCCTTGGCAGAACTCCCCCAGCCGGtccagagtgtgtatgtgttggtggaCTCGCTGGACTCTGGCTATGGGGCCAGGCTCAGAGAGGGGGTGGCGGCCGCCCCCACGGCGGGCCAGAGTGGCTCCATCGCAGAGCTGCTCTCCCGGCACCTGCACCTGCTGCCCAGCTGGCTCCTGTTGGTGTGCTCAGCACGGCGCCAGAACAAGAGCATCTGCAAGATGTTCTCAGGTACAGTCCCAACACACAGCCACgcaggaagacacacacacacacacacacacacacacacacacactaactaactaacatacacacagtagCCTATACACTCATAAACTATATGCACGCAGTCCCTCACACTTAGAcatacacattttctctctcactcactctcacacgcacacacatgcgcgcacacacacacacacacacacacacacacacacacacacacagacagtagccTATACACTCATAAACCATAGGCACGCAGTTTCTCACACTTAGACATacacattgtctctctctcttttacacacacactttctctctctctctcacacacacacacacacacacacacacacacatacacaggtgaGGTGATGTATGAGGGTGTGTATTGAAATAATGGCATAGGGGTGGAATCCCAGAAATGGAAAGTGGAGCAGACCTTTGCCTGGAGGAAATAAGATCATCAGTTTTCAAAGTTTTGATGCTCACACTCACCTTTAAAAGTTTTCGTCAAATGAAAAAAGAGGTCATTTCCATTTCATTTTCGAGGGTGTTTTATAGGTTTTGTAGGTTTAAGCAACATTCAGTGCACCCCACTGAAGGTCTCCTGTGCCTCACAAGTAAAGAATTTAAAACACGGAACCAGAAAAAGCTACACAAGAAACACTGTGCCTTGCACATATATATACTGGAACATCCTGGTAGCTTCGTTTCCAGGGGGCAGACTGTTGCAATGCACACTGCTTCCTTAATTAGAAGCAGTGCAAATATTAAATGCCCTTTGATGTTAGACTCACAGGAATGTGAGGTTACCATCATCAAACCTAATTGGCCAGAGGTAGTCAAGCTTTTGTAGAGACTCAGGAAGACTGGGATGTTTGTGGACCATGTTGGCAAGCAAACTTGGGAAGTGATTACTGTTGCCTGTATCCCCCCATATAGCCTTTGTGCTTTCTTCTCCTGTTCCTCATTGTCAGAACAGCACATCCCCTCAGTGTGTAAACCACTGTCTTGCTGCCTACACTGGACCTAAATTAGCTCATctgtattgtgttttttttttgttgttgtttgagaATGAGAATCCTACGCACTCATTACCACATTGTGGGTGACTTACTTCAGAAGACTCGCTGGATCCTCTTTTTCATTTGAACCTTCCACTAACCACTGGACTGTACTTTATACCGACAAACCATGGGGTTGTCTCAAGAACATGCTGGATCTAAGGCAGGAAAATTCACACTTCGCATTTCCATCTTTTTCTGACTGAGGGATATGATGGGTAGTGAGTgctagaaggaaaaaaaaaagacttacaTAATCAGAACATAAGAATTGAGTCATGTAAAATCCTTAGTCAGTTTTGCATTTAAACCTGTTAGAGAAAAACATCACAAATGTGCTTAAAACATCACAAATGTGTCCTTAGATCAATTCAATCGGTGATGAAGCTCCCCAGTTTTTTTCCTCAATTCCTTTTTCCTCCAGTTCTAAATCATTGTCTCAAActtccctcttctcccctcctcttccccctaaAGGTTTCCGAAGATTATGCCTTGATGACCTGCGGAAGCCACCTACTGTGCGTGACGTCCAGCACTACATCCTGCGGCGCCTCGACCAGGAGGGGTCGCTGCGCCGCCAGCTGACCCCTGACACGGCCGACATGCTCAACCTGCTGCACATCAAGAGCGGCGGCTGCTTCCTCTTTCTGCAGCGCGTGCTGGACGGCGTGGGGGCCGGCCTGGTGGGCCTGCGCGAGATCCGGGACATTCCAGGGACCCTCAACGGCCTCTACCTGTGGCTCTGCCAACGCCTCTTTCCCCGGAGGCTATTTGCGCTGGTCCGGCCGCTCCTCAACACTCTGCTGGCCTCCCCGAGACCGCTGACCCCCGTGCAGCTGTACGCTGTGGTCTGGACTCAGAACACCAGCCTCCGCCTGGAGGACTTCCAGACCCAGTTGAGTGCCCTGTCCTCGCTACTCATCGACGGTCCAGGCGGGAGCAAGCTCTTGTTCCACAGCAGCTTCGCCGAATGGCTGACCGACGTCAAGTACTGCACGCAGAAGTACCTGTGCAGCGTGCAGGAGGGCCATCTCATGTTGGCCATGGCCCTGTCTGTCCAAGCCAAGAGTTTATCCACTGAGGAGACCTGTCTATTGGGCTACCACCTGGTCAGCTGTGGGGTCCACGCCAACGACACTGCTCTGTTGGCACTCTGGATGGTGTGGACTGGGGTGCCATCCCTGGGCAGTGGCATGGAGGACAGCTGTGATGGGTATGCTGGAGGAGACTCACTTGGCCCTCCTTCCTCTGCGTCTCGAACGCCAGTCGTGATCCAACAGGACGTCCTGCAGCTTCTGATGAAGAGCGGGGTCTACCCCCCGACCTGTGCGCCAGACAACGGGCCCAGCGTTGGGGTGCACTGTGCCAGCAGTGGGAGTGGGATCGTGCGGAGGGCTCTCCAGAGAGAGGACTCCGTTCGGGCGCTGCTGGACACTGGGGTCAGCGTGAACCGGACTGACCCTTCTGACGGGCGCACTCTGCTGGCGACGGCAGCCCACGCAGGTTCATCCAATGTAGTGGCTCTCCTGCTGTGCCGTGGGGCAGACCCGCTCTTAAGTGACCACCAGGGCCAGACGCCGCTAACCTTGGCTGCCCGGCAGGGGCACGTGGGTGTCCTGCAGGTTTTGCTGGACTGGGCGCACGAGCAGCACGGCCTGGAGGCGGCGGCAGCGCGGAACATGCTGGAACACTCGGACACCGAGGGCTGGACGGCTCTCCGGTCCGCCGCCTGGGGGGGACACGTGGAGGCGGTCAGGCTCCTTCTGGAGGCCGGTGCAGAGGTGGACGGCTGCGATGCAGAGGGACGCACCGCCCTGCGAGCGGCGGCCTGGGGTGGCCATGAGGAGATCCTGCTCACCCTGCTGCACCACGGGGCGCAGGTGGACAGGGCTGACCGCGAGGGGCGCACCCCGCTCACCGCCGCCGCGTTCATGGGCCACCGCGACGCCGTGGAGATCCTCCTGGACGCGGGCGCCGACGTGAACCTGGCGGACGGCGACGGGAGGACGGCGCTGTCGGTGGCCGCGCTGTGTGCCCCGGGCAGCGGAGGCCGGGGTTACGGGGAGGTGGTGAGCCTCCTGCTGGACCGAGCCGCCAACCCAGCGCACAGGGACCGCGACGGGATGACCCCGCTGCTGCTGGCCGCCTACGAGGGCCACGAGGAGGCGCTGGAGCTCCTGCTGGAGGCCGGGGCGGATGTGGACGAGACGGCCGGCTCACAGCCGACCGCCGTAGCTGCTGTGACGCCGCTGCTGGCAGCTGCATCCATGGGCCACGCCGGAGCAGTGAACCGCGTGCTGTTCTGGGGGGCGGCAGTGGACGCCATCGATGGCGAAGGCCGCACGGCCCTGTGTCTGGCGGCTGTCCACGGCAACCTGGAGGTGGTCCGGGCCCTGCTGGACCGCGGCCTGGACGAGAACCACAAGGACGACCTTGGCTGGACACCGCTGCACGCCGCCGCCTGCGAGGGCCATCGCGCCGTGTGTGCTGCCCTCACAGAGCGAGGCAGCATGGCCCGCGTTGGCGAGTTGGACGTGGAGGGCCGAACGCCCCTCGTCCTGGCTGCGCAGGAGGGCCACTGCAGCACAGTCCGGCTCCTGCTGGACCGGCGCTCCCCCATCGACCAGAGGGGCTATGACGGACACTCTGCCCTCAGCGCGGCCACCCTGCAGGGCCACGGAGAGGTGGCCGAGCTCCTGATGCGGCGCGGGGCCGACACGGATGTCCGGGACGCCGAGGGGAGGCCCCTGCTCTACCTCCTGGTCCTCGAGGGACACCTGAACATGGCCAGCCTGCTCATGGACAAAGGCGGCGTGCCGCTGGAGTCGCGCGACTCGGAGGGCCGCACGGCGCTCCACGTGGCCGCCTGGCAGGGCAACGCGGCTGCCATGAGCCTGCTGCTGGGGCGCGGGGCTGACGCCAACGCTCGGGACGCCGAGGGTCGGACGCCTCTCCACTCCATCGGGTGGAGGGGCCACGTCAACGCTGGACGGGTGCTAGTGGAGGCCAGGGGGGTCATCCTGGACCTGGCCTGTCGCCAGCAGGGAGCCACAGCCCTGTCCATAGCGGCACAAGAGGGACACACTGAGGTCGTAGCCATGCTGCTGCAAAAGGGCGCCGACCCAGACCATGTGGATTCCTACGGACGCAGTCCAGTA carries:
- the ankrd50l gene encoding ankyrin repeat domain-containing protein 50, whose amino-acid sequence is MRGPSPSPLRGRHFHCREWALEKLRRCLDTRGDGGEGRAAAGVLITGGPGAGKTALCTETIWPQSDAGRASALAPRCLVWHFCQREDEGSVAVWRFVLSLVEQMRTSPLLPPAYGYLLGSPDIAPTLEPLHCQRDPDDTFRRAVLEPLAELPQPVQSVYVLVDSLDSGYGARLREGVAAAPTAGQSGSIAELLSRHLHLLPSWLLLVCSARRQNKSICKMFSGFRRLCLDDLRKPPTVRDVQHYILRRLDQEGSLRRQLTPDTADMLNLLHIKSGGCFLFLQRVLDGVGAGLVGLREIRDIPGTLNGLYLWLCQRLFPRRLFALVRPLLNTLLASPRPLTPVQLYAVVWTQNTSLRLEDFQTQLSALSSLLIDGPGGSKLLFHSSFAEWLTDVKYCTQKYLCSVQEGHLMLAMALSVQAKSLSTEETCLLGYHLVSCGVHANDTALLALWMVWTGVPSLGSGMEDSCDGYAGGDSLGPPSSASRTPVVIQQDVLQLLMKSGVYPPTCAPDNGPSVGVHCASSGSGIVRRALQREDSVRALLDTGVSVNRTDPSDGRTLLATAAHAGSSNVVALLLCRGADPLLSDHQGQTPLTLAARQGHVGVLQVLLDWAHEQHGLEAAAARNMLEHSDTEGWTALRSAAWGGHVEAVRLLLEAGAEVDGCDAEGRTALRAAAWGGHEEILLTLLHHGAQVDRADREGRTPLTAAAFMGHRDAVEILLDAGADVNLADGDGRTALSVAALCAPGSGGRGYGEVVSLLLDRAANPAHRDRDGMTPLLLAAYEGHEEALELLLEAGADVDETAGSQPTAVAAVTPLLAAASMGHAGAVNRVLFWGAAVDAIDGEGRTALCLAAVHGNLEVVRALLDRGLDENHKDDLGWTPLHAAACEGHRAVCAALTERGSMARVGELDVEGRTPLVLAAQEGHCSTVRLLLDRRSPIDQRGYDGHSALSAATLQGHGEVAELLMRRGADTDVRDAEGRPLLYLLVLEGHLNMASLLMDKGGVPLESRDSEGRTALHVAAWQGNAAAMSLLLGRGADANARDAEGRTPLHSIGWRGHVNAGRVLVEARGVILDLACRQQGATALSIAAQEGHTEVVAMLLQKGADPDHVDSYGRSPVKVAGKRGHFDIVRLLESYGAKPYPGLLPPVPSGNPVLSQTSTVKTQSSASSGSTGDGRGVAAHSYPASSPSASCSPASTTERFHSTQSSQTSSSTCHSLATVQTVPADSLSFTQQIQQHSLPRCRSRPSTLPHGSGSAAASVHGSAKRSQIKTGCKAAPVTANGPQCCPTGLLLDSSQPLKGLLESLGGDFSAKPKMQTLIGEDLAKDTPHFVSGGKWNSVMASLGVTPGQDGATRPVKSRDSPPLGYPPPHQRDAWEAPHKDMFSQDFSFNSAISPSALPGDAMVTMTTTDPHLSRKQAIKLQFEGPTSAMLYKRETPL